AGACGCATGAGCGTAACTACGCATGAAGGTCTTATCTACTTTAGATGGACtataactatgtaggtacagGATTTAGGAAGTTAGGTAAGCACATATAGATATAATACACATACAATATATTCAGGAAAAATCTTGTGCTGCTCGAGTCCAGCATCACCCAGGAACTCACTGTTGTGTCcagcctttttttttaattatatagactagcgcttggctccaatcagacctgctagcaagtgatgatgcagtctaagatggagcgcgcttgcgtagaagttgcctattcactcttgacttgaaggtacccatattaaaagtgggagggaaaactgatgccggaagggcattccatatcctagcggtccGGATtagaaagaggaagcaaatcgcttcaaaTCCTTGGAGGAATCACCCGACGCTGCGTTTTCTGATGCAGGATCGCGACTCAAGTCCCTTGGGCATCTAACGTTGATCTATTCTTCGAGCGATTTTTATGCAAAAATGTATATTGCATGTAAAggcaaatttcataattttcagcCGTGATGCTGGTAGCGGTGTCCTGCCGGCCAGACAAACCGGACCTGAAGCAACTGAAGGCGGAGGGTGCGCGCAAGAAGGCCTGCATGCACGACTGCACCTCTGTCAAACTTGACCCCATCTGTGCGGGCAAAACTGGAGAGAAGCCCAAGTCCTTTGGCAGCGAATGCGTCATGAATAACTACAACTGCGAGCATAAAGAAAGTAAGTTTATCTAATGACTTACAAACCTCCTCTTTTGGTTTGCATAGCTCTGTCTGTCtaataatctatttaaaaaataagtaactaaccccttgaataaccccatgttgaaatccaATGCCTTGAGAAGTTATATTCGGTGTGGACTGTGGCAGGTGGCTACTTTTTTGAATTGCGTCCACAGCTGATGCGTCAGGATATGCAAGTTGCATAACTTTTTCGGTCCTTTCCATATAAGCACGACAATGTTACAAAAGAATCAGGTTGAAGGCTGTGATGGATGTGAGTAAAATCACGTTTTGAGGAAAACATAAGTAAATAACTAATAGATTGGTTTggtaaataaacaaacaaaacattGGTAGTATGAAGTTAGTAGGAAGATAGGGAACCTActgtttcatttatttgcaaaaCAAATCAAATAACCGCATAATACGATCCAGAATTTCCATCTGCATTATTCGTATGAACAGTTTCGCCAGCGAAAGATAGATtgatatacctatctacctaccactGTCATTCAGTGTTACTGCCAATGTTACTGATGAATTCCAGTAATTATGTGATTTCCCTGTACCCGGCAAACAATGGCGTGTAACATGCATATATCAATCCAAGCGCAGTGGTGTGTGAAGTGACGCAAGCGCGAATCCTGAACGAAGCTTTTGTTGCGCCCGCGCAGCCAGTTTGTGACTCATTATCTTTGTGCTGATTTCATCATCCCATTATATTACTTACCTGTGTGAATACTATACCAAGAAGATAATACCTGTAACTTCAtcacgtggaattaggtttttaaaaatcccgtggaaactctttgattttcaggaccaaaagttgcctatgtcctttcctCGGGATGAAGGCTATCtatgtgccaaatttcatcaaaatcgattaaatggACGGGCTGTAAAATACAGCAGcctagaagacagacagacagacagagatgGTATGGATGGTGCATTAATTTTTTGAGTCTTACCCCTTAATACGGAAACCTTGGAAACGGTTATCTGATTGTTTACTTAATTGTTTTAGTTTGGGATATTTCCCacacaaaaaacttaaaaattgtgTTTAGAGACAATAGACCTTGGCTTAGCCTGCCTGAGCTCAACTATTCTGTGaagtaagataaataaatttaacataGCTTATTTGTCGTACGAACCTATATACTATTAGCTTTTTATAATTACTGAAGTTCAATGCCAATTATATTAAAGATTATTTTAAGACTCCTGTGATAGACTAGACGGATGAACgaaacagcggaggcttagttacTAATAGGGTTCAATTTGGGATACGGAACACTAGCAATCTAAGCTAAAGTATCACCAGGTCTGACTGAACTACAAGTTTAGATATTCCTTGGattgaacatatttttaattagtatTATCTAGGTTTAGACTTTGACTGTAAAATTAGGATAATCAAATTAAGGTACAAATACTCCGGAATACTCTCGTAGGAATAAGCTGCATTAACTAAAAGgtcatattttcttttttccaGCACTCCAAAAGTTAAGCAAAGGCGAGTGTACGGGATCCGACGGAATACGTCTTTCCTAAGCTAAACCTCACAAGAGAACAAGCAAGGATTTGGTATCTTTTCTCTATTTTTCAACATACCTACtcaaatgtatttaaaaaaatttaaggcTTTATTGATCAACATCGCATATTAAGCTTATTTAAAGTTTCTGTAAGTTTTTATATGTACAATATATTTTGTCTgaaacttttgttttattttcaactgtttagatattaattactagctgatccgcTCGGCTTTGCTCGTGTTTTGATATACCGccctataaatacataatatcacTTCTAGATAAAGTAAttttctactgatgaaagaattattaaaatcagttctgTATTTTTAAGAGTATAGCGATTCCaaataaacaaatctttcctctagAAGTCAAATGGGATCCGAAACATATTTTATGAGGCGGACATATTATTAGCATAAATTATTAAAGCAGTAATAAATAGATAGTAATTAGTAGATTAATTTCACATTCTTTATTGAACTGCTTGTTTTATATGTTGACAAAATCAGTTGCAAACTAAGTGGAAATTCGTACtttgtacaataaataaaaataagcttACACTACGTTATGTCTTAATACTAAACACAAAACGATTACCAATTTATACGATAagttgaaatttggaaaaacttaGCCTAAAGTTGTATCATTATAAAGCCTAGCGTCCACTACAGCCCGTTTCAAGGTGCGTCAAGTCGAATCGCATTGATTTTCTTTAGTACGTAGGTAAAAGAATAAATTCGATTCGGGGCGCACCTCATGtttttaggttccgtaccttaaaaggaaaaaaaataattaactaaatcacatatagatggcgcagtgcgttattaacttgcagtgatCTACAtaaaaatggtacggaacccttcgtgtgcgagtccgactcgcactttttttttgatagtttgGTATCTATAAGGGACGCAGTTTCTTTAGCACAAGTTAATACAGTTTAAAGGAAACCAATGGGTGCTAggcttaataaattataatgtaggAACTTTAAATTTATACATGAATTCTTCGAAAAATTTATATTACAAGAACCAAAACTACATTATACAACACATAGATAAAGAATTTAGATAAAGTAACTAAAAATCCGGCgctgtaaaatataaaaataattctcAATAGATATCTTCCTTATTAGTTAAGCTTTGGTACGGCTGGTCAACACTCTCCAAGGCTCGTAATGGCATAGTCTGAAAAGAAAACGGggaatttattagtttttattatattcagtaggtaataggtaattagtgattactaattaagtaattataattaataattgcaTATTAATATCCAACCTTCCTGGCGCAATAGTAAGCgaaaggtcccgggttcgattaccAGCAGAGTCAGTTTGGGAATTTACAATTTGtgacgtgccgccaagcgatgtagcgttccggtacgatgccgtgtagaaaccaatcagAATACCCCTCCCAAGTTAGTTCGCTttcgtcttagactgcatcatcacttagagAGATAGCAGTCAACATGCATTGAGAACAGTAATTGGAACTTGAAGTTCAATTACATAGTTTAcactttgtagtttgtacctaCTCTGTACCTACAATGTTAAATCTCCAAAAATACCCTTTTGCTTACAAGAAAACTCATACATGGGAATATCAATGTATGGCCTCTTCAGTTTCCAGTGGATGCCTGATgacatatttacctactttgtaaTCATCCTGTAATTTATAACaagataagaaaataaataaaagctccAAAACTACGATTCCCCATTAGTACAACCTTCGTCAAGCGAAATTTCACCAACTCCTAGGAAAACAAGATTATTCTAGCGCCATGGGTGGGCCCTACGACTTATTACTACCTATTCCTGGACTGGGCGTACtagtttacaaattacaattgcCCTTATCAGTAAGGATATTTATTTAGGTGTGTTATTATCAACAGGGCATTGCGATAAATCTTTGCTCTTAAAATAAACTGTTAAGCCTGAAACACACAACGCACGACGGCAGGACGCTATACTGAGCGCGCGCGTATGTGTGTACGATTTATAATAGAACAAAGAACtacaaaatgtataaaaaatcctCCCGGTCAAACTTCGGTCACGGATTGCAACGTAACTTAGCAAGGAG
The window above is part of the Maniola jurtina chromosome 12, ilManJurt1.1, whole genome shotgun sequence genome. Proteins encoded here:
- the LOC123870219 gene encoding uncharacterized protein LOC123870219, encoding MRAATLIVFAVMLVAVSCRPDKPDLKQLKAEGARKKACMHDCTSVKLDPICAGKTGEKPKSFGSECVMNNYNCEHKETLQKLSKGECTGSDGIRLS